From a region of the bacterium genome:
- a CDS encoding clan AA aspartic protease, translating to MRGYLDETLTPRVEVTLFDIEKIGKDFSCVIDTGFTEEIYLPVKFAEELNLEISGVEPIMLADGSITKVSIAPIFLRWCGKTREVIALIGGGKDILIGIKLLSDYELKINFTKGVVELL from the coding sequence TTGAGAGGATACCTTGATGAGACCCTAACCCCAAGGGTAGAGGTAACCCTATTTGATATTGAGAAAATAGGAAAGGATTTTTCTTGTGTTATTGACACCGGATTTACAGAGGAAATCTACCTACCAGTAAAATTTGCTGAGGAACTCAATCTTGAGATATCAGGGGTAGAACCTATTATGCTTGCTGATGGAAGCATAACAAAAGTGAGTATTGCCCCTATTTTTTTAAGATGGTGCGGCAAGACAAGGGAGGTAATAGCTTTAATTGGAGGGGGTAAGGACATTCTGATTGGAATAAAGTTATTGAGCGATTATGAGCTCAAAATCAATTTTACAAAGGGGGTTGTTGAGCTTTTGTAG